One genomic segment of Oncorhynchus mykiss isolate Arlee chromosome 10, USDA_OmykA_1.1, whole genome shotgun sequence includes these proteins:
- the si:ch211-284e13.6 gene encoding uncharacterized protein si:ch211-284e13.6, which produces MEDRRLPPTVPLVVKTEPDTETRRVREEEQPTIPIRVKKEDLSEVPLKLPRFKYVDFPSLHQCIQQLTVPPLDSWLEGFPLALGRPSGGHTPVTSKERVPKFRYVDYPSLHHCIQQLSVPPLESWSSGLARSGCGVTGGPGSTNSHPSSVRGNQTIKGDGSASAYKQDEYTAFPFPGPDSGSIQCVTSSNKASHKPQRLQLLLSSPPGSRPALSSQGEEVRHNVVCSDQLSQKFSNPKSWVSGMKRVRGAGPLHQSNRKSAGDDEWHADFKKSTQSHQEAQVKLSDSPDLGQEFWRTIPESVCPFCQKMFSDPEELQSHQKSHREKKPH; this is translated from the coding sequence ATGGAGGACAGGAGACTTCCCCCTACAGTGCCCTTAGTGGTCAAAACTGAGCCAGACACAGAGACCCgtagggtgagagaggaggaacagcctACCATTCCCATCAGGGTTAAAAAAGAGGACCTCTCTGAAGTGCCCCTCAAATTGCCCAGATTCAAGTACGTGGACTTCCCTTCGCTACACCAGTGCATCCAGCAGCTCACCGTGCCACCCCTGGACAGCTGGCTGGAGGGCTTTCCCCTGGCTCTGGGAAGACCCTCTGGAGGACACACCCCTGTCACTTCCAAGGAGAGAGTTCCCAAGTTTCGGTATGTAGATTATCCCTCTCTGCACCACTGCATCCAGCAGCTGTCTGTGCCGCCTCTGGAGAGCTGGAGCTCGGGGTTGGCCAGGTCAGGGTGTGGGGTGACAGGGGGACCTGGATCCACCAACTCTCATCCCAGCTCTGTGAGGGGGAACCAGACAATAAAGGGAGATGGTTCAGCATCGGCTTACAAGCAGGACGAGTATACTGCTTTCCCCTTTCCTGGGCCTGACTCCGGCTCCATCCAGTGTGTGACCTCCTCAAACAAAGCATCCCATAAGCCTCAGCGGCTTCAGCTGCTCTTGAGTAGTCCACCCGGATCCAGACCTGCATTAAGCTCACAGGGGGAAGAGGTTCGCCATAACGTGGTGTGTTCAGATCAGCTGTCTCAAAAGTTCTCTAATCCCAAATCTTGGGTTTCTGGAATGAAGCGTGTCAGAGGAGCGGGACCACTCCATCAGAGCAATAGGAAGTCAGCTGGTGATGATGAATGGCATGCAGACTTTAAAAAATCTACACAAAGTCATCAAGAGGCCCAAGTAAAGCTAAGTGACTCTCCTGACCTAGGACAAGAGTTTTGGAGAACCATCCCAGAGTCTGTCTGCCCCTTTTGCCAAAAGATGTTTTCAGATCCAGAGGAATTGCAGAGCCACCAGAAGAGTCACAGAGAAAAG
- the gucy2d gene encoding retinal guanylyl cyclase 1 has product MATHRNSSFLINLSHHPRWTQDPSMRERRRQRRTEDTDPMYSTTPTSKSAVLRSRSWWGNWLMLPLLMATYLPCEAWGATFTVAVVGPWTCDPMYSKALPDLAARLATARLNKDPYTKKGYWYDYTLVNEDCKTSRALARFTSLEGYGSAFLGPTNPGYCSSAALFAKNWNKPLLSWGCLKPNMEDGQYPTFHRPLPLSSRVLFSMLRYFRWAHVVIVTSEDDLWEATGHELAASLRALGLPVSTVVIMEPDKDGPTKALKRIRELDRVRVVIMCMHSALIGGVAQYQLLTSALNIRMIDRGYVFIPYDTLTYSLPKGTNFNALTNDSLLRKAYDAVLTITMDSGENTFYQRFKDAQEKFEIRTSTPPDQVSPFFGTIYNMIYYMAYAVEKSRMAAGRWVDGETMLESDGGVKFEGFNQNISSDKDGLGMLARYVVLDSDGGDKLYMTHTLEAPHTLGKFGAVKYNGRSIHFAGSSPSTDSRCWFSPYITCGGGMDVGTILFLFVLFCGLVGGGAAFYMKRGGQIGISFGGSGEGEGSLKIVLNLNDLIFINTQTSIRKLNEDSMMKSQLDVKTPRHSVSGRSYFASTPDSSNVAVFEGDWVWLKRCPNGNTVSSVSNSTKTIFTKLRDMRHENLNLFLGLFLDSGIFGIVTEHCTRGSLEDLLNNEEMRLDWMFKSSLLMDLVRGMKYLHNRDVIHGRLKSRNCVVDGRFVLKVTEYGFNEILSTQSINFDKGRPEDQLWVAPELLRNSKLMKRGTFQGDVYSFAIIMQEVIARCAPFCMLDMPPKEILSKLKSPPPLCRPTVSADEAPLEVIQVMKQAWSEEPDKRPTFEEIFKQFKSITKGKKTNIIDSMLRMLEQYSTNLEDLIRERTEELEVERKKTDQLLAQMLPRSVCLALKTGKPVKPEHFSEVTLYFSDIVGFTTISALSEPIEVVDLLNDLYTLFDAIIGQHDVYKVETIGDAYMVASGVPNRNGRRHAAEMSNMSLDILHCIGTFKMRHMPDVKVKIRIGLHSGPVVAGVVGLTMPRYCLFGDTVNTASRMESTGLPYRIHVNQSTVDILHELKMGYKIDTRGMTELKGKGIENTFWLVGRAGFDKILPRPPDLTPGASNHGISLEEIPPDRKQKFLDRQARNK; this is encoded by the exons ATGGCAACTCACAGAAACTCTAGTTTCCTCATCAACCTCTCCCACCACCCACGATGGACACAAGATCCCTcaatgagggagagaaggagacaaaGAAGGACAGAGGATACAGACCCAATGTACAGTACAACCCCCACATCTAAATCTGCAGTGCTACGCTCCAGAAGCTGGTGGGGCAACTGGCTTATGTTGCCCCTGCTGATGGCCACCTATCTACCGTGTGAGGCCTGGGGCGCCACTTTCACTGTGGCCGTAGTTGGGCCCTGGACATGTGATCCTATGTACTCCAAAGCCCTCCCTGACCTGGCTGCCCGCCTGGCCACCGCCCGCCTCAACAAGGACCCCTACACTAAGAAAGGCTACTGGTACGACTATACTCTGGTCAATGAGGACTGTAAAACATCCCGCGCTCTGGCCCGCTTCACCTCTCTGGAAGGCTATGGCTCAGCTTTTCTCGGCCCTACTAACCCAGGCTACTGCTCTTCGGCTGCCCTGTTTGCGAAAAACTGGAATAAGCCCCTTCTTTCCTGGGGCTGCCTGAAACCCAACATGGAGGATGGACAGTATCCCACCTTTCATCGGCCACTGCCTCTGTCCTCCCGGGTTCTGTTTTCTATGCTGCGGTACTTCCGCTGGGCCCATGTAGTCATCGTGACGTCAGAGGATGACCTGTGGGAGGCTACGGGACACGAACTGGCGGCCTCTCTGAGGGCCCTGGGCCTGCCGGTCAGCACTGTGGTCATCATGGAGCCTGACAAAGATGGGCCCACAAAAGCCTTGAAAAGGATACGGGAGTTAGACCGTGTTAGAG tGGTCATCATGTGTATGCACTCAGCTTTGATTGGTGGTGTGGCCCAGTATCAGCTCCTAACCTCTGCCTTGAATATACGCATGATAGATCGTGGCTACGTTTTTATCCCCTACGACACCCTCACATACTCACTGCCCAAGGGCACAAACTTTAATGCCCTGACGAATGACAGCTTGTTGAGAAAAGCCTACGACGCAGTTCTCACAATCACCATGGATTCTGGCGAGAATACTTTCTATCAGCGCTTCAAAGATGCTCAGGAGAAATTTGAGATCCGCACCAGCACTCCACCAGATCAG GTGTCTCCATTTTTCGGCACCATCTACAACATGATATATTACATGGCCTATGCAGTAGAGAAGAGTCGGATGGCAGCGGGGCGCTGGGTGGATGGGGAAACCATGCTCGAGAGCGATGGAGGGGTCAAATTTGAGGGCTTCAATCAGAACATCTCATCCGACAAAGATGGGTTGGGGATGCTGGCTCGTTACGTGGTCCTGGACTCAGACGGGGGAGACAAACTCTACATGACACACACTCTGGAGGCCCCCCACACCCTTGGCAAATTTGGGGCGGTCAAGTACAATGGGCGCTCCATCCACTTTGCAGGCAGTAGCCCCAGCACAGACTCCCGTTGCTGGTTCAGTCCATACATCACCTGCGGTGGGG GAATGGATGTGGGTACTATTCTATTTCTGTTTGTCCTGTTCTGTGGGTTGGTTGGAGGTGGAGCTGCCTTCTACATGAA GAGAGGTGGCCAGATTGGAATCAGCTTTGGAGGATCAGGGGAAGGAGAAGGGTCCTTAAAAATAGTCTTGAATCTGAATGACCTGATTTTCATCAATACCCAGACCAGCATAAGG AAGCTGAATGAGGACAGTATGATGAAGAGTCAGCTGGACGTGAAGACGCCTCGCCACTCAGTGTCAGGACGCAGCTACTTTGCCTCCACCCCTGACAGCTCCAACGTCGCCGTCTTCGAG GGTGACTGGGTGTGGTTGAAGAGATGTCCCAATGGAAACACTGTGTCTAGTGTCAGTAATAGCACAAAAACTATTTTCACCaag ctcAGGGACATGCGTCATGAGAATCTCAACCTGTTCCTTGGCCTGTTCCTTGACTCAGGGATATTCGGTATTGTGACAGAGCACTGTACCAGGGGCAGTTTGGAGGACCTTCTCAACAACGAGGAAATGCGTCTCGACTGGATGTTCAAGTCCTCCCTGTTGATGGATCTGGTCAGG GGAATGAAGTACCTGCACAACCGGGATGTCATCCACGGGCGCCTGAAGTCCCGAAACTGTGTGGTGGACGGACGCTTTGTGCTGAAGGTGACTGAGTACGGCTTCAACGAGATCTTATCCACCCAGAGCATCAACTTTGACAAAGGCAGGCCTGAGG ATCAGCTGTGGGTGGCTCCAGAGCTGCTAAGGAACTCTAAGCTGATGAAGAGAGGAACGTTCCAAGGGGACGTCTACAGCTTCGCCATCATTATGCAGGAGGTCATCGCCCGCTGTGCTCCCTTCTGCATGCTGGACATGCCTCCCAAGG agaTCCTCAGTAAATTGAAATCCCCCCCACCACTGTGTCGGCCCACTGTGTCAGCGGATGAGGCTCCACTAGAGGTGATCCAGGTCATGAAACAGGCCTGGAGTGAGGAGCCAGACAAGAGACCCACCTTCGAGGAGATATTCAAACAG TTCAAGAGTATAACCAAGGGGAAGAAGACCAACATCATAGACTCAATGCTGCGTATGTTGGAGCAGTACTCTACTAACCTTGAGGACCTGattagggagaggacagaggagctggaggtggagaggaaaaAGACTGATCAGCTGCTGGCCCAGATGTTGCCCAg GTCTGTGTGCCTGGCCCTGAAGACGGGCAAGCCTGTGAAACCAGAGCACTTCTCTGAGGTCACTCTGTACTTCAGTGACATTGTGGGCTTCACTACCATCTCTGCACTCAGCGAGCCCATTGAAGTGGTAGATTTACTCAATGATCTCTACACACTCTTTGATGCCATCATCGGGCAGCATGATGTCTACAAG GTGGAGACCATCGGAGATGCCTACATGGTAGCCTCTGGAGTTCCAAACCGGAACGGTAGACGCCACGCAGCTGAGATGTCCAACATGTCCCTGGACATCCTCCACTGTATTGGAACCTTCAAGATGAGGCACATGCCTGATGTCAAGGTCAAGATTCGTATCGGCCTTCACTCTG GCCCTGTGGTGGCAGGAGTGGTGGGTCTGACGATGCCTCGGTACTGTCTGTTCGGAGACACTGTCAACACGGCTTCTCGAATGGAGTCAACAGGGTTGC CTTACAGAATCCATGTCAACCAGAGCACAGTCGATATCCTACATGAACTGAAAATGGGCTACAAAATAGACACCAGGGGCATGACAGAGCTGAAG GGGAAGGGAATTGAAAACACATTCTGGTTGGTTGGGAGAGCTGGGTTCGACAAGATTCTCCCAAGACCGCCTGACCTTACTCCAGG GGCAAGTAACCATGGCATCAGTTTGGAAGAGATTCCTCCAGATAGGAAACAGAAATTCCTTGACCGGCAGGCGAGGAATAAGTAG